The following proteins are co-located in the Streptomyces sp. DT2A-34 genome:
- a CDS encoding GlxA family transcriptional regulator: protein MDAETEHMDAPDARTEHTEAPHTQTQTQTQSTEAPDTQTEGTEAKDRGFRPHRTVVLALDGALPFELGIPHRIFGRPKDARRRHLYEVVTCSIRPPGPVQTDADFAIQVEHGPEALATADTVIIPASYELGPVFEEGVLTDELAAALAHIRPGTRLASICTGVYVLAAAGLLDGRPATTHWADAERFQRLFPRVKVDADVLFIDDGDVLTSAGVAAGIDLCLHMVRRDHGTAIANEVARRTVVPPHRDGGQAQYIHRPVPDPQQASTTSARAWALGRLHEPIQLRDMAEQEAMSVRTFTRRFREEVGVSPGQWLTQQRVERARHLLESTDLSVDQVARDAGFGTAQSMRQHLQAALGVTPTSYRRTFRDGSSPNSPLFSGT from the coding sequence ATGGATGCGGAGACCGAGCACATGGACGCCCCGGACGCGCGGACGGAGCACACGGAGGCCCCGCACACGCAGACGCAGACGCAGACGCAGAGCACGGAAGCCCCGGACACGCAGACCGAGGGCACGGAGGCCAAGGACCGCGGCTTCCGGCCGCACCGCACGGTCGTCCTCGCCCTCGACGGCGCCCTCCCCTTCGAACTGGGCATCCCGCACCGCATCTTCGGCCGGCCCAAGGACGCCCGGCGACGACATCTGTACGAGGTCGTCACCTGTTCGATCCGGCCACCCGGCCCCGTGCAGACCGACGCCGACTTCGCCATCCAGGTCGAACACGGCCCGGAGGCCCTCGCCACCGCCGACACCGTGATCATCCCGGCGTCCTACGAACTCGGCCCGGTCTTCGAGGAGGGCGTCCTCACCGACGAACTGGCCGCCGCACTCGCCCACATCCGCCCCGGCACCCGGCTCGCCTCGATCTGCACCGGCGTATACGTCCTGGCCGCCGCCGGCCTCCTCGACGGCCGCCCGGCCACCACCCACTGGGCGGACGCCGAGCGCTTCCAACGGCTGTTCCCGAGGGTCAAGGTCGACGCGGACGTCCTGTTCATCGACGACGGCGACGTACTGACCTCGGCCGGTGTCGCGGCCGGGATCGACCTGTGCCTGCACATGGTCCGCCGCGACCACGGCACGGCGATCGCCAACGAGGTGGCCCGCCGCACGGTCGTACCGCCCCACCGGGACGGCGGCCAGGCCCAGTACATCCACCGCCCGGTCCCCGACCCCCAGCAGGCGTCCACGACCTCGGCCCGCGCCTGGGCCCTGGGCCGGCTCCACGAGCCGATCCAGTTGCGCGACATGGCCGAGCAGGAAGCCATGTCCGTGCGGACCTTCACGCGCCGCTTCCGCGAGGAGGTCGGCGTCAGCCCCGGCCAATGGCTCACCCAGCAGCGTGTCGAACGCGCCCGGCACCTGCTGGAGTCCACCGACCTGTCCGTCGACCAGGTCGCCCGCGACGCCGGCTTCGGCACCGCCCAGTCGATGCGGCAGCACCTACAGGCGGCGCTAGGCGTCACACCCACCAGCTATCGGCGCACCTTCCGCGACGGCAGCAGTCCCAACTCCCCTCTCTTCAGCGGCACTTGA
- a CDS encoding flavin reductase family protein, protein MGHAGMAAAAVRYLRSTKASRRREPVEVLPRPELRCVGEDERATVGKAEFRRVLGNFATSVAVVTAPATTDAPQTPAPDSTPTPSPAGFACQSFSSLSLDPPLVAFMVGRTSTTWPRIARAGVFCVNVLSSGQGELCRAFAVSGADKFAGVAYDAAPVSGSPRLAGTLAWIDCTIHAVHTGGDHLIVVGRVEALGASDGDEAPLLFHKGRFL, encoded by the coding sequence ATGGGACACGCAGGGATGGCGGCCGCCGCCGTCCGCTACCTCAGGTCGACCAAGGCATCCCGCCGGCGGGAGCCTGTCGAAGTGCTGCCCCGCCCTGAGCTGCGATGCGTCGGCGAGGACGAGCGGGCAACGGTCGGGAAGGCCGAGTTCCGGCGGGTGCTGGGGAACTTCGCGACAAGCGTGGCCGTTGTCACGGCACCGGCTACCACCGACGCCCCGCAGACCCCCGCCCCCGACTCCACCCCCACACCCAGCCCCGCCGGCTTCGCCTGCCAGTCCTTCTCCTCCCTCTCCCTCGACCCACCCCTGGTCGCCTTCATGGTCGGCCGTACGTCGACCACGTGGCCGCGCATCGCCCGCGCGGGCGTCTTCTGCGTGAACGTCCTGAGCTCCGGTCAGGGCGAGTTGTGCCGCGCCTTCGCGGTGAGCGGCGCGGACAAGTTCGCGGGCGTCGCGTACGACGCGGCGCCGGTTTCCGGCTCTCCTCGCCTCGCGGGCACGCTCGCGTGGATCGACTGCACGATCCACGCGGTGCACACGGGGGGCGACCACCTGATCGTGGTGGGCCGGGTGGAAGCCCTGGGAGCGAGCGACGGGGACGAGGCTCCGCTGCTGTTCCACAAGGGGCGGTTCCTCTAG
- a CDS encoding MFS transporter produces the protein MTQTTEADATAEDIRPIKSSRPRLSRKWSLHRAWFVAAVAFVTIIGAAAFRSVPGLLIDPLHQEFGWSRGTIGAAVSINLALYGLTAPFAAALMDRFGIRRVVAVALIMIALGSGLTVWMTAAWQLLLCWGLLVGLGTGSMALAFAATVTNRWFTERRGLVTGILTAASASGQLIFLPVLALMVEAGKWRPAAVTVALAALAVVPFVWLLLRDHPADVGLKPYGAKEFVPKPAPVPGAARRAVTVLFSAARTGPFWLLAGTFAICGASTNGLIQTHFVPAAHDHGMPVPAAASLLAVIGVFDVIGTIASGWLTDRFDPRRLLAVYYALRGVSLLFLPMLLAPSVHPPMIFFIVFYGLDWVATVPPTVALCREQYGDDSAIVFGWVLASHQVGAALVAFLGGVARDVFGRYDMVWYASGALCAAAALMALVIRRRTVPEVTAV, from the coding sequence GTGACCCAGACAACCGAGGCAGACGCCACCGCAGAGGACATCCGGCCGATCAAGAGCTCCCGCCCGCGGCTCAGCCGCAAATGGTCACTGCATCGGGCATGGTTCGTCGCCGCCGTAGCCTTCGTGACGATCATCGGCGCCGCCGCCTTCCGCTCCGTGCCGGGGCTGCTCATCGACCCGCTGCACCAGGAGTTCGGCTGGTCGCGCGGCACGATCGGCGCCGCTGTCTCGATCAACCTCGCGCTGTACGGGCTCACCGCCCCCTTCGCCGCCGCCCTGATGGACCGCTTCGGCATCCGGCGCGTGGTCGCGGTCGCGCTCATCATGATCGCGCTCGGCTCGGGCCTGACGGTGTGGATGACGGCGGCCTGGCAACTGCTGCTGTGCTGGGGCCTGCTGGTGGGTCTCGGCACCGGTTCGATGGCGCTGGCCTTCGCCGCGACGGTCACCAACCGCTGGTTCACCGAGCGGCGCGGTTTGGTCACCGGCATCCTGACCGCCGCCTCGGCCTCCGGCCAGCTGATCTTCCTGCCCGTGCTCGCCTTGATGGTCGAGGCGGGCAAATGGCGCCCGGCCGCCGTCACGGTCGCCCTCGCGGCCCTCGCGGTCGTCCCCTTCGTCTGGCTGCTGCTGCGCGACCACCCGGCCGACGTGGGCCTGAAGCCGTACGGCGCGAAGGAGTTCGTGCCCAAGCCCGCCCCCGTGCCGGGCGCCGCGCGCCGGGCGGTGACGGTGCTCTTCTCGGCGGCCCGCACCGGTCCCTTCTGGCTGCTGGCCGGCACCTTCGCGATCTGCGGCGCCTCCACCAACGGCCTCATCCAGACCCACTTCGTGCCCGCCGCCCACGACCACGGCATGCCCGTCCCGGCCGCCGCCTCGCTGCTCGCGGTCATCGGCGTGTTCGACGTGATCGGCACGATCGCCTCCGGCTGGCTCACCGACCGCTTCGATCCGCGCCGCCTGCTGGCGGTCTACTACGCCCTGCGCGGCGTCTCGCTGCTGTTCCTGCCGATGCTGCTCGCTCCGTCGGTCCACCCGCCGATGATCTTCTTCATCGTCTTCTACGGCCTCGACTGGGTCGCCACCGTGCCGCCCACCGTCGCCCTGTGCCGGGAGCAGTACGGCGACGACAGCGCGATCGTCTTCGGCTGGGTCCTCGCCTCCCATCAGGTCGGCGCCGCGCTGGTGGCCTTCCTCGGCGGGGTCGCGCGGGACGTCTTCGGTAGGTACGACATGGTCTGGTACGCGTCGGGGGCGCTGTGCGCGGCGGCGGCGCTGATGGCGCTGGTGATCCGGCGGCGGACGGTGCCGGAGGTTACAGCGGTCTAG